TTTTGACGGCAAACGGGAGAGCGGCGATGGGACTGATCAGAAAGATGTTTGTGTTGAGCGCTTTGAGCGCGGCGCTGGCGGCAAGCAGCGTAAGTGTGTCGGCCGATACCAAGCCGACCATCAAGATCGGTTACGTGGAAGGCTGGGACGATAGCGTCGCGACTTCGAACGTGGCCGCGCGCGTGATCGAAAAGCGCCTCGGCTATCAGGTGCAACTCGTGCCGGTCGCAGCAGGCGTGATGTGGCAAGGCGTGGCGCGCGGCGATCTCGACGCGACGCTGTCCGCGTGGCTGCCGGTCACGCACGGCGCGTACTGGAACAACTTCAAGGACAAGGTGATCGATCTGGGTCCGAACTTCAACGATGCGAAGATCGGCCTGATCGTGCCGGATAACGCCGACGTGAAGAGCCTCGGCGATCTGGAGGCGAAGAAAGCGGAGTTCGGTTCGCGCATTGTCGGTATCGACGCCGGCGCGGGCGTGATGCAGAAGACCAGCGAGGCCATCAAGGCCTATGGACTCGACTACACGCTGATGCCGAGCTCGGGCAGCGCGATGACCGCGGAACTGGCGCGCTCGGAAGCGGCGAGCAAGCCGATTATCGTGACCGGCTGGAAGCCGCACTGGATGTTCGCGAAGTACAAGCTCAAATTCCTCGAAGATCCGAAGAAGGTGTTCGGCGAAGCGGAGCATGTGGATAGCGTGGTGAACCCTGACCTCGAGAAGAAGGCGCCGCCGGTTGTCGCGTTCCTCAAGAAGTTTCAATGGAAGCCGGGCGAGATCGACAGCGTGATGCTGGCGACGCAGAACGGCGAAAAGCCAACCGCTGCCGCCGACGCCTGGATCAGCGCGCACGGCGATCGTGTGGATAGCTGGGTGAAGTGATCCCGCTTTCCGTGTGAACGGGTTGCCGCTTTGAAGAGGCGGCAACCCCCAAAGAAAACGCCGCTGAAAAGCGGCGTTTTCCGTTATTGCAGCACGACGGTCCGATCGCCGTTGATGAACACCCGCCGCTCGATGAATGCCTTGACCGCGCGCGCGAGGGTGATGCATTCGACGTCGCGCCCGGTGGCGAGCAGGCGCTCCGGACTATACGAATGATCGACGCGCTCCACCACCTGTTCGATGATCGGGCCTTCGTCGAGATCGTCGGTGACGAAATGCGCGGTGGCGCCGATCAGTTTGACGCCGCGCGCATGCGCCTGGTGATACGGCTTCGCACCCTTGAAGCCGGGCAGGAACGAATGGTGGATATTGATCGCGCGTGCCGCGAGCGCACGGCTCGTTTCGCCGGACAGAATCTGCATATAGCGCGCGAGAATCATCAACTCCGCGCCGGAAGTCTCGAACAGATCGAGCAGGCGTGCTTCCTGTTGCGGCTTCGTATCGGCCGTGATCGGCAGATGGTGGAAGGGCAGGCCATGCTGCTGCGCCAACGGTTCCAGATCGCGATGATTCGAACCAATGCCGACGATGTCCATTTTCAGTTCGCCCATGCGCCAGCGGAACAGCAGATCGGCGAGACAGTGTTCGAGTTTCGACACCATGATCAGCACTTTCGGCCGCGTGTCGACGTCGTGCATCGCCCACGTCATGCGGAAGCGCTCGGCGATCGGCTCGAATTCGCGCTTGAGGGCCGCGGCGTGAAGCGTTTCGCTGCTGTCCACGCCGTGGAATACGCAGCGCACGAAGAAGCGCTCACTGAGGTCGTCGTCGAAAACGGTCAGTTCGTCGATATAGCAATGATGCCGGTCGAGAAAGCCGACGACGGCGGCAACCTGGCCCGCCGCGCTCGGACACGCGACGGTGAGAACCAGCTGATCGGGACGGGAATCGGCGGACATGCGCTCTCCACTTGGACAATAGGGCGATGCCGCGGGGCGCGGCATGCATCATCGCAGTAGATCAAATCAGGCGCGCACGCGGATAGAAGCTAAACGCCGTCGCGCTGGAACGGGAGCGTCAGGTTCGCCGGGCCGGTGCTCATTCGGCGTCGAGTCCGCATTCGCCGAGCAGCCATTGGCGAAAGGCGCTGACCGCGGGTGTGGCGGCGCGCTGCGTGACGAGCAGATAGCCGCGCTCGGTGACGACCGGCGGATCGAACAGTTCGACGAGTTGCCCGGTGGCGAGCAGTTCGTCGACGAGCGGCGCCCAGCCCAGCGCGACGCCCTGGCCCATGATGGCCGCATGGGCGACCAGCGTGAAACTGTTGAACGTGATGCCGCGGTGCGCGGGCGGTGCGTCCAGCCCATGCGCGCCGAACCAGTCCGCCCATGACAGCCAGCGCGCCGGCTGGGTCGGTTCGAGGTGCAGCAGCGGCAGGTGCAACAGGTCGGAGGGCGTGCGCAATGACGGGTGCGCCGCGACAAAGGCGGGACTGCACACCGGCGTGACCCGCTCGGGAAACAGCTTGACCACGCCGCGCGCGCTCCAGTCAGCGTGTTCGTCGCCGAATGCAATGGCGATGTCCGCCTGATCGTGCGATGGATCGAACACGCTTTGGGACGTGATGATCTTCACGTCGACGTCCGGCATCAGCGCCTTGAACTGCGATAGCCGTGGCATCAGCCAGTAGGTGGCGAACCCGAAGTCCGTGGAGAGCGTGAGGGTTTGCGGCGTGCGCCGCGCGCGGATCTCGGCCGTG
Above is a genomic segment from Paraburkholderia aromaticivorans containing:
- a CDS encoding glycine betaine ABC transporter substrate-binding protein, producing MGLIRKMFVLSALSAALAASSVSVSADTKPTIKIGYVEGWDDSVATSNVAARVIEKRLGYQVQLVPVAAGVMWQGVARGDLDATLSAWLPVTHGAYWNNFKDKVIDLGPNFNDAKIGLIVPDNADVKSLGDLEAKKAEFGSRIVGIDAGAGVMQKTSEAIKAYGLDYTLMPSSGSAMTAELARSEAASKPIIVTGWKPHWMFAKYKLKFLEDPKKVFGEAEHVDSVVNPDLEKKAPPVVAFLKKFQWKPGEIDSVMLATQNGEKPTAAADAWISAHGDRVDSWVK
- the purU gene encoding formyltetrahydrofolate deformylase, whose product is MSADSRPDQLVLTVACPSAAGQVAAVVGFLDRHHCYIDELTVFDDDLSERFFVRCVFHGVDSSETLHAAALKREFEPIAERFRMTWAMHDVDTRPKVLIMVSKLEHCLADLLFRWRMGELKMDIVGIGSNHRDLEPLAQQHGLPFHHLPITADTKPQQEARLLDLFETSGAELMILARYMQILSGETSRALAARAINIHHSFLPGFKGAKPYHQAHARGVKLIGATAHFVTDDLDEGPIIEQVVERVDHSYSPERLLATGRDVECITLARAVKAFIERRVFINGDRTVVLQ
- a CDS encoding choline sulfate utilization transcriptional regulator, which produces MPRQDRLPPMQALTMFESAARLASFTAAARELGSTQPAVSQRVVQLEETLGTPLFERGHRGVTLTEDGVRLFEAVRHALDTIRLATAEIRARRTPQTLTLSTDFGFATYWLMPRLSQFKALMPDVDVKIITSQSVFDPSHDQADIAIAFGDEHADWSARGVVKLFPERVTPVCSPAFVAAHPSLRTPSDLLHLPLLHLEPTQPARWLSWADWFGAHGLDAPPAHRGITFNSFTLVAHAAIMGQGVALGWAPLVDELLATGQLVELFDPPVVTERGYLLVTQRAATPAVSAFRQWLLGECGLDAE